The genome window GCATTTCTTCAAATGCGAACTGATCCTGGCGCAATTTACCCAGGCGCTCATTCGGATCGAGCATGACAGTACCGGCCGACGGGTCGAGGTCACCGCCGAGGATTTTCATGAAAGTGGACTTGCCGCAGCCGTTGGCGCCGATCAGGCCGTAACGGTTGCCCATCGCCAAACTTGACGGAAATGTTTTCAAACAGCGGCTTGGGGCCGAACTGCATCGTGATATTAGCTGTAGATAACACTGATAAAGCCTTTGCGGATATGAATTCGAATAACCTTCTATTCTATCATCTCAGAGGGGTGAACGGCCCTGAACGGCGGATTGCCAGGGCCGGCGCACCTTGCCAGCCGTGCCCCGGGGCCGGATTTCATTGCTTTTTATTCAAGAAATTGAACCGGATGATCAATTTGAAGTGGCTCATGCAGCGAGGAAAGGATAGCCCTGCATGGTCAGGCTGAAACCATCCGCCCGCGAATTCAGCGTGGCTAGCGCGCCTGCCACCAGCGTCGCCTTGTCACGGCCATGGCCGAATGGCAAACCGGTCAGTACCGGCACCGGCAGATGGGAACGCAGGTAAGCGACCATTTGCTCGAAGTCGTAGCCATTATCGTAATCCGTCAGGCGATACGCGGAAAAATCACCGAGCAACAGTGCTTTTTGCCGATCCAGCACACCGGCATGCAATAACTGCAAGACCATGCGCTCAACCCGGTATGGATGTTCGTTGACGTCTTCGACGAACAGGATGCCGCCCGGCACTTGCGGCAGATAAGGCGATCCGACCAGATGCGCCAGCATTGCGAGGTTGCCGCCCCATAAAGTACCGCTGGCCTCGAGCTGCGGATTATCCTTCGCTTGTACCGTCAAGGTATGTTCCGGCTGCGTGATGCAACGCCAGAAATTGTTCAGCGTATAAGCACTCAACTCATCGCGCACAAAGTCATCGCACAGCATCGGTCCGGAAAAACTGCTGCCGCCGGCCTGTGCCAGCAAGCCCATTTGCAAGGCAGTGAAATCACTGTGCCCGACAAACAGTTTTTTGCTCGCTGCCAGTAATTTGAAATCCAGCTCAGGCAACAAACGGGTCAAGCCATAACCACCGCGCAGCGCCATGACGATATCGACTTCAGGATCCTGTGCCGCCGCATACAGTTGCGCGATGCGTTCGTCATCGGTAGCACCAAAGCGCTGGAATTTTCTGCTGGCATCGCTGAAGTTTTTCACGACGCAGCCCTGCGCCTGCAAATTTGCTATACCCCGCTCTACCGCTTCCGCATTGACGGCATAACCGCTCGCCGCCACCAGGCCTATCACTATTGGTTTCCGTTCACTACGCTCGGCATTCAGCAAGCGCAGGGCTTGATTCAATTCTTCATTCATAATTTATTCGGTAGGACCATAGAGCTTGGCAGCAGCATGACAGTGCTCGCCTATCAGTTGCGACAAATGATCGTTCAAGCCATCCGGCAAATCGTGGCCCATGCCGTCGATTTCCTGCAGCACGGCATTCGGTATCAGTTCTGCGGTTTCGCGACCGCAAGCGACCGGCAATAAAGGATCATCGGAACCGTGGATGACCAACGTCGGCACCTGCACTGTCTTCAGCAAATCGACGCGATCACCGGAAGCGCCGATTGCCAATAATTGCCGCGTCGTTGCAATCGGTTCCAGGCTGCGCTGCACACTTTGCGTAATACGCTCCTGCAAGACTTCATGCGCGACCGGATAAGCGGGACTGCCGATCACTTCCATGGTCCTGACGAAATGATTGATCACAGCTTGCTGGTCGCCGGGGTCCGGCGGCCGGCTGAACAAGACCTTGCGCGCCGCCCTGGTCGGCCCGGGCAAACCGCGCCGGCCACTGGTAGACATAATGGAAGTCAGGCTGAGTGTGTGTTCCGGATATTTTCCTGCAATGATTTGCGCAATCATGCCGCCCATCGAAGCGCCGACGATATGTGCGCGCTCAATTTTCAGCGCATCCAGCAAGGCCACCGCATCTGCCGCCATATCATCCAGCGTGTAACCGGCAGTAAGCGGAATGCGGAAGGACATCTTGATCAGGGA of Janthinobacterium sp. Marseille contains these proteins:
- the ldcA gene encoding muramoyltetrapeptide carboxypeptidase, whose amino-acid sequence is MNEELNQALRLLNAERSERKPIVIGLVAASGYAVNAEAVERGIANLQAQGCVVKNFSDASRKFQRFGATDDERIAQLYAAAQDPEVDIVMALRGGYGLTRLLPELDFKLLAASKKLFVGHSDFTALQMGLLAQAGGSSFSGPMLCDDFVRDELSAYTLNNFWRCITQPEHTLTVQAKDNPQLEASGTLWGGNLAMLAHLVGSPYLPQVPGGILFVEDVNEHPYRVERMVLQLLHAGVLDRQKALLLGDFSAYRLTDYDNGYDFEQMVAYLRSHLPVPVLTGLPFGHGRDKATLVAGALATLNSRADGFSLTMQGYPFLAA
- a CDS encoding alpha/beta hydrolase; this encodes MPTIHVNNVDIAYETQGNPGDQPILLIMGLGMQLISWPAAFCDGLVRQGFYVIRFDNRDSGLSSKFHHLGKPNTLLSLIKMSFRIPLTAGYTLDDMAADAVALLDALKIERAHIVGASMGGMIAQIIAGKYPEHTLSLTSIMSTSGRRGLPGPTRAARKVLFSRPPDPGDQQAVINHFVRTMEVIGSPAYPVAHEVLQERITQSVQRSLEPIATTRQLLAIGASGDRVDLLKTVQVPTLVIHGSDDPLLPVACGRETAELIPNAVLQEIDGMGHDLPDGLNDHLSQLIGEHCHAAAKLYGPTE